Genomic window (Zingiber officinale cultivar Zhangliang chromosome 2B, Zo_v1.1, whole genome shotgun sequence):
tcaaTCAAAGATTTAGAGTTCGAAATTCAGCTGTAGtatattattgagaaattttcttattaatcaattaaaaatctAGAGTTCTCTTTAGTCTTATAACTTAGAATTTGTAACACTGAGAAACTTTTAAAAATACCGTGGGCCGacgatattaaaaaaatatactttttctagttttttttttgctaagattaaatatattattaaattaattttttataaggggaGTTTATTATAGTAATTTATTACTGAGATTCTCGAGTGTCAATTGAGTATTGTATTATTGTATAAATTTAACGCACCCTTATTTAATTTACGGATGACCTTTTAATTAAAAAGTATATAAAGGGCTACCTTTTAGTTAAAGAATATAAAGGGCTAGCTCACTTAAGATCGTGGCGTTATTCGACTCCAATAACATCACAAAGAAGCTCTCCTTTCCAAATTCACTATACGAACAAAGCACGGACCTATTAAAGGTACTCAATTCCGAAAATTAATTCTGCACATGTCCGAAAAATCTTCTCCGCTCTTTAGTCATTTCACGGTCGAACAAATCTCCTCCATTTTCTAGTATTGACATCGATTGTAATCACTTCACATGATCCAAAATCCACGTTTATTGCTATTAAAGGAActcaattcttttaataatacATAGTAGTATTGTTAAAACAGCACACACTTATTCTCATTATTCATTCCAATATTGGATCAAACACATGCACACAAACTCACTCAACTTATTAGAGGATCAACCATTCGCCGATAGATGTCTGTCTTGTAGCTTCAGCATCCACCGTTTCTGTCCTCCGACTAACCGATCGCACGGCTGGAACCGCGTGAAGTTTTACCAACGTCGGACGCCGCCTCCTTTTTGAACCTTTCGTGTAACTGCTGCCCATCCACATGACCCTCCACGTCCGCCGCCAGCCCTTCCCTCgtcgccttcttcttcttcttcttctttctgttatGCAGGAAACAGAACACGGCCACCGCAAGGAACGCGAGGAGGAAGAGGCCGCCAAGGGTGGCCACCACCACGATGACCACGGTGTGGTTTGGGCTTGGCGGAGGCGGCGGAACTAGCAGTGCAACTGGAGCGGGCGGCGGGGGGCTTCGTCTTTGAGGCGGGGGCGTCTGTCGCGGAGGCGGTGGTGCCTTCACACTCGGAGGCGGTGGGGGGCTTGGTGGTGGCAGCGGCCATGGCTCTAAATCGGAGACGGCGGTGACAGTTTGGGAGTGGGAGCCTGAGGCGGCTGAGGGCTCCCTCTCGACGGAGGCGGTGGGTTCACGATGGGAGTGGGAGGCAGGGGGGTTTTTTTGACGGGGCGCTGGAGGCGGTGTCGTGGGTGGTTGCCTTGAGGAGGGTGGAGGAGGAAATCGGAAGGCCATAATATATATTGATCGTTTGGGAAGGGGCTTGCGATGAGGAGAGACGATTGCCCGAGGTGGTGTTTATAGTAGTAGCTAGGGTGGGTGATCAAATTGTTGGTGTTGACAagaagaatatttttatggatcaGGAGATCAATTGTGACAAGATCGTTATCACAATCCAATCATAATTCTATATGATTCATTCCTTAATTCATAAAAATATGGATAGGAGATCTTTCTTGAGAAGGTGGTTTCATGCAGCTCATGACTTGGCTCCCATTCCAAGGCTTTTGAGCCATGCTATTGCTTCCATCAATGTACATACAACCAATATAATCATCACCATCGATTATCACTTTGTCACTTCTGAGTAAAGATAATTATTTGCTTGagactcttctcttcttccttttactCATTTGCCAAGCGACCACGTAGTATCTTCATCACTGACATTTTAGAGCTACATTTCACACGCAGTTTCATATTCTTCAAGTGCCACACTGCACTTGGAACttgatgaatatttttttttcattcataaaGTTActaaattattttatcaaatttcaAGTTAGAAACATTTCTTTTCATTGAAGCGACACTAACCAGTAGTGTATTCTATATGTTATTCAtatattatgaaaataatttattttttattagaaaacataaatattaattattaaaataaaatatatgtatatattactACAATACTTGCTCTGATTTGAGAtagttgactaataaattatcGGTGAGTTGGTGTCGATATTGACTTTGTCGTCATTCACCTTGATGCGACGAGGATTGATTGTATTCTCCATCAGAGCCT
Coding sequences:
- the LOC122048216 gene encoding protein TRACHEARY ELEMENT DIFFERENTIATION-RELATED 7A-like, which gives rise to MAFRFPPPPSSRQPPTTPPPAPRQKNPPASHSHREPTASVEREPSAASGSHSQTVTAVSDLEPWPLPPPSPPPPPSVKAPPPPRQTPPPQRRSPPPPAPVALLVPPPPPSPNHTVVIVVVATLGGLFLLAFLAVAVFCFLHNRKKKKKKKATREGLAADVEGHVDGQQLHERFKKEAASDVGKTSRGSSRAIG